A part of Chloroflexota bacterium genomic DNA contains:
- a CDS encoding D-alanine--D-alanine ligase: MDKKLKLGVIYGGRSGEHEVSLMSARSVLSVIDRDKFDVIEIGITRKGQWLVGENLWNLIQNERYESLVPAVFLPWPQDPGIYTLQDGEMKLYSRLDVIFPVMHGTYSEDGTLQGLLELADVAYVGAGVLGSAACMDKGLFKDVMIANQIPTLEYMIFNRTDIEKDLDTCLDQAEAIAPYPLFTKPANLGSSVGISKCTSRSDLMEGMKQAASFDRRIVVEKGVDLAREVEVSILGNEEPKASIPGEIVPKDTFYTYEEKYINDTADLLIPADVSDEMVALLQEVAIRAYKVTDCAGMARVDFLVDRETDKVYLNEINTIPGFTSISMYPKLWEATGLPYKALIEKLIDLALERKAQRDQTEREFRS, translated from the coding sequence ATGGATAAGAAATTAAAACTCGGTGTGATTTACGGGGGACGGTCCGGTGAGCATGAAGTCTCACTGATGTCAGCACGTTCAGTCCTCTCGGTAATTGACCGGGATAAATTCGATGTGATCGAAATTGGGATCACACGCAAGGGACAATGGCTGGTTGGCGAGAATCTCTGGAATCTAATCCAGAATGAACGCTATGAGAGCCTGGTCCCAGCCGTTTTCCTGCCCTGGCCGCAGGATCCCGGTATCTACACCCTGCAGGACGGCGAGATGAAACTCTACTCCAGGCTGGATGTGATCTTCCCTGTAATGCACGGCACCTACAGTGAAGACGGCACCCTGCAAGGCCTGCTGGAACTGGCCGATGTCGCCTATGTTGGCGCCGGCGTACTTGGTTCCGCTGCCTGCATGGATAAGGGCCTGTTCAAGGATGTGATGATTGCTAATCAAATTCCTACGTTGGAGTATATGATCTTCAACCGTACGGATATTGAGAAGGATCTGGATACTTGCCTGGACCAGGCGGAGGCCATCGCCCCTTACCCGCTCTTCACCAAACCCGCCAACCTCGGGTCTTCGGTGGGGATCAGCAAATGCACCAGCCGCAGCGATCTAATGGAAGGTATGAAACAGGCCGCCTCCTTTGACCGCCGGATCGTGGTGGAAAAAGGCGTGGACCTGGCCCGTGAGGTCGAGGTCAGCATCCTGGGCAATGAAGAACCAAAAGCCTCCATCCCCGGCGAAATTGTGCCGAAGGATACCTTCTACACCTATGAGGAAAAATACATCAATGACACAGCCGATCTGCTAATTCCGGCTGATGTTTCAGATGAAATGGTTGCCTTGCTGCAAGAAGTTGCCATCAGGGCCTACAAAGTTACGGATTGCGCCGGCATGGCTCGGGTGGATTTCCTGGTCGACCGGGAAACCGACAAGGTTTATCTCAACGAGATCAATACGATCCCCGGTTTCACCAGTATCAGCATGTACCCGAAACTCTGGGAGGCCACCGGCCTGCCCTATAAAGCACTGATTGAGAAATTGATTGACCTGGCGCTGGAACGTAAAGCCCAGCGCGACCAGACTGAAAGGGAGTTCCGTAGTTAA
- a CDS encoding FtsW/RodA/SpoVE family cell cycle protein — MGKSRSHRLPFDVPLLLIVVVLVVFGLLMVYSASWDFSILMGEEPTYLFGRQILWVLLGLVAAIAASLIDYHHYQKILVPLGLGTLALLFAVLVVNHGAGDEATRNLLGGSIQPSEMAKAVIVIYLSFWLYRRKETLNNMQLGYIPLVIILGVTFAMIFLQPDLSAAVTILMLGVILFFLAGGDWKVILLVFVLALLVGVPLMYLYPTGRERLSSYLTGLNNPLQSSYHIQRTLEAVVKGGWFGVGIGQADTKFTGLPLAPTDSIFAVVAEETGILGGLFLAGMFVLLIWRGLVIAKNASDQLGSMIAFGLTSWIGIEALMNMAVIVGLLPFTGNALPLISAGGSSMLVTLTSLGIVMNISRVSMTQKSEERSAHSAVVDLRRRDGRGSVSRRNRSRRPGTR; from the coding sequence TCTCACCGGCTGCCCTTTGACGTCCCGTTGCTTCTAATCGTGGTCGTCTTGGTGGTCTTTGGTTTGTTGATGGTCTATTCCGCCAGCTGGGACTTCTCCATCCTGATGGGCGAAGAACCCACGTACCTCTTTGGACGTCAGATCCTTTGGGTATTGCTGGGGCTGGTAGCTGCGATTGCAGCCAGCCTGATTGACTATCACCATTACCAGAAGATCCTGGTTCCCCTTGGGTTGGGCACATTGGCCTTGCTTTTCGCAGTCCTCGTTGTGAACCACGGCGCCGGCGATGAAGCAACTCGTAACCTGTTGGGCGGCTCTATTCAACCCTCCGAGATGGCCAAGGCTGTGATCGTGATCTACCTTTCCTTCTGGCTTTACCGCCGAAAGGAAACCCTAAATAACATGCAGCTGGGTTATATCCCGCTGGTCATCATCCTGGGTGTGACCTTCGCCATGATCTTCTTGCAACCCGACTTGAGCGCCGCAGTCACCATCCTGATGCTGGGCGTGATCCTGTTCTTCCTGGCCGGTGGCGACTGGAAAGTCATTCTGCTGGTCTTTGTTCTGGCATTGCTGGTAGGCGTCCCGCTAATGTACCTCTACCCCACCGGACGTGAGCGCTTGTCCTCCTACCTAACTGGCCTGAACAACCCCTTGCAGAGCAGCTACCACATCCAGCGCACGCTGGAAGCTGTCGTCAAAGGCGGCTGGTTCGGGGTTGGGATCGGACAGGCGGACACCAAGTTCACCGGGCTGCCCCTGGCCCCCACAGACAGCATCTTCGCCGTCGTGGCGGAAGAAACCGGCATCCTGGGCGGGCTGTTCCTGGCAGGAATGTTCGTCCTGTTGATCTGGCGGGGTTTGGTGATTGCTAAAAATGCATCGGATCAATTAGGCTCGATGATCGCTTTTGGGCTGACTTCCTGGATCGGGATTGAAGCCCTGATGAATATGGCTGTTATCGTGGGGCTCTTACCCTTCACAGGTAATGCGCTCCCGTTGATTAGTGCAGGCGGCTCCAGCATGCTGGTGACCCTGACATCGCTTGGTATTGTAATGAATATATCAAGAGTATCCATGACTCAGAAATCTGAGGAAAGGAGTGCCCACAGTGCGGTTGTTGATCTGCGCCGGCGGGACGGGCGGGGGAGTGTATCCCGCAGAAACCGTTCTCGACGCCCTGGAACTAGATAA
- the ftsZ gene encoding cell division protein FtsZ, giving the protein MMDRNLQPESFARIKVVGIGGGGCNAVNRMIDEGLTGIEFIAVNTDAQALQFSKAKVRVRIGDKSTRGLGAGGDPKIGRTAAEESAEELYEVLKGSDMVFVTAGLGGGTGTGAAPVVAQIAKEINALTIGVVTRPFTFEGTHRANSAEIGAAALKEHADTLIVIPNDRLLQIVDNRAGLQDAFKVADDVLRQGIQGISELITVPGLINLDFADVRTIMSEGGAALMAVGQASGEDRAIKAAEQAISNQLLDVTIDGARGILFNVTGGDSLKLFEVNQAAAIIKETAHPEVNLIFGAVIDESLGDALRITVIATGFEGNSINTRRETKVETKQNTYAKQRPLDGILKEENTGETYEPRRDTYEFPTRINTDDLDVPAFLRKRSQN; this is encoded by the coding sequence ATCATGGATAGGAATCTACAACCTGAATCATTTGCAAGGATCAAAGTTGTGGGAATCGGTGGCGGCGGCTGCAACGCTGTCAACCGGATGATCGATGAAGGTCTGACCGGCATCGAATTCATCGCTGTCAACACCGACGCCCAGGCTTTGCAGTTCTCAAAAGCCAAGGTCCGTGTGCGGATTGGAGATAAATCCACCCGCGGTCTCGGCGCAGGCGGTGATCCCAAGATCGGCCGGACTGCAGCCGAGGAATCGGCTGAGGAATTATATGAAGTATTGAAGGGCAGCGACATGGTCTTCGTGACCGCTGGTCTCGGCGGCGGTACCGGCACCGGTGCAGCCCCCGTAGTGGCCCAGATCGCCAAGGAGATCAACGCCTTGACCATCGGCGTGGTCACCCGCCCCTTCACATTTGAAGGCACCCATCGAGCCAACTCCGCTGAAATCGGCGCAGCTGCCCTCAAAGAACACGCCGACACCCTGATCGTGATCCCCAATGACCGCCTGTTACAGATCGTTGATAACCGGGCCGGCCTGCAGGATGCGTTCAAGGTCGCCGATGACGTTCTCCGCCAGGGCATCCAGGGTATTTCCGAATTGATCACCGTCCCCGGTCTGATCAACCTGGACTTCGCCGATGTCCGCACGATTATGTCCGAAGGCGGCGCAGCGCTGATGGCTGTCGGCCAGGCTTCCGGTGAAGATCGGGCCATCAAGGCAGCCGAACAGGCTATCTCCAACCAATTGCTGGACGTCACCATCGATGGCGCTCGCGGCATCCTCTTCAACGTGACCGGCGGCGACAGCCTCAAGCTCTTTGAGGTGAATCAGGCCGCTGCCATCATCAAGGAAACTGCCCACCCCGAGGTTAACCTGATCTTTGGTGCTGTGATTGATGAGAGCCTGGGTGATGCACTGCGGATCACTGTAATCGCCACTGGATTCGAAGGCAATAGCATCAACACTCGCCGGGAGACCAAAGTCGAGACTAAACAGAACACCTATGCGAAGCAACGCCCCCTGGACGGTATTCTAAAAGAGGAAAATACCGGAGAAACTTACGAACCCCGCAGGGACACCTACGAGTTCCCCACCCGGATCAACACCGACGATCTGGATGTGCCGGCATTCCTGCGCAAACGCAGCCAGAACTAA
- a CDS encoding FtsQ-type POTRA domain-containing protein, whose translation MANRPSEEKSRAERVRARRQKSQPKVQKAPTFGSNATRKQPTRQVPVTRRTPSTTTPVINRQRNKVNVPLKNRGAELQLPAFPQIKLGWRLISGAIFVLSLAVVITFTGLNVFSVNAINLEGAERLTSDIILSQLGISGKSIVAINPKEIATQVTEIFPSIKTAKVSAGLPASLTIKVTERQPLVLWLEPENSYWIDDEGVMFYPRGEAEVALIVVAAGNPPTAMTEALEDTEDISEADVAELTTGLTQTTPEFIDALFALQNYLPEGSTLQYDPEFGLGWQDPSGWLVYFGSDISNIDLKLAEYETIITELQAKNLTPSLISLEFLLAPYYRLEP comes from the coding sequence ATGGCAAATCGTCCGTCAGAGGAAAAGAGCAGGGCTGAAAGAGTCCGTGCTCGCCGGCAGAAAAGCCAACCGAAGGTCCAAAAGGCCCCCACCTTTGGATCCAATGCGACGCGCAAGCAGCCCACCCGTCAGGTGCCTGTGACCCGCCGGACGCCCTCCACCACGACCCCGGTGATCAACCGGCAGCGCAATAAGGTCAACGTCCCCCTCAAGAACAGGGGCGCTGAGCTGCAATTGCCTGCCTTCCCCCAGATCAAACTGGGGTGGCGGCTGATTTCGGGTGCGATCTTCGTACTTTCTCTGGCGGTTGTCATCACCTTCACGGGCCTGAATGTCTTCTCCGTCAACGCCATCAACCTGGAAGGCGCGGAACGGCTGACATCGGATATCATCCTCTCCCAACTCGGGATCTCGGGGAAATCCATTGTTGCGATCAACCCCAAGGAGATCGCCACCCAGGTCACCGAGATCTTCCCCAGCATCAAAACAGCGAAGGTTTCTGCCGGCCTGCCGGCATCGCTCACGATCAAAGTCACCGAAAGACAACCGCTTGTCCTTTGGTTGGAACCCGAGAACAGCTATTGGATCGACGATGAAGGCGTGATGTTCTATCCCCGTGGTGAAGCGGAAGTGGCCCTCATAGTGGTCGCTGCCGGTAACCCGCCCACGGCTATGACAGAAGCGCTTGAAGACACCGAGGATATTTCAGAAGCGGATGTCGCTGAACTGACCACAGGCCTGACGCAGACCACGCCGGAATTCATCGATGCCCTGTTCGCTCTGCAAAACTATCTGCCGGAAGGCAGCACATTGCAGTATGACCCAGAATTTGGCCTTGGCTGGCAGGATCCCAGCGGCTGGCTGGTCTATTTCGGCAGCGACATCAGCAATATTGACCTGAAATTGGCGGAATACGAAACGATCATCACAGAATTGCAAGCCAAGAACCTGACGCCGTCATTGATCAGCCTCGAATTCCTTTTAGCACCTTATTATCGACTGGAGCCGTAG
- the murB gene encoding UDP-N-acetylmuramate dehydrogenase — MAKLREVFGEAMQEDAVMANFTTARVGGPVPALIAISTLDELVQTAQTLWSLDVPFSLLGSGSNILVSDHGLEHVILLNRANNLEIDSESESPSVTAESGVILGTVARKTARKSLSGMEWAAPVPGTVGGAVYGNAGAHGSDVAASLKVAKILHAKKGVEDWPVEKLAYQYRSSILKREQMPVVILSAVFNLFPTNREEAMAKISEFQAHRKGTQPPGASMGSMFRNPPNDYAGRLIEAAGLKGKRIGQAMISPVHANFIVNLEDAKAQDIYQLLKLAQETVKNQFGVELEPEIELIGEFD; from the coding sequence TTGGCTAAACTCAGAGAGGTTTTTGGCGAGGCGATGCAGGAAGATGCCGTCATGGCCAATTTCACCACCGCCAGGGTGGGAGGCCCCGTGCCGGCTCTGATCGCCATCAGCACCCTCGATGAACTGGTGCAAACCGCCCAGACCTTATGGTCGCTGGATGTGCCCTTCAGCCTGTTAGGCAGCGGGTCGAACATCCTGGTCAGCGATCACGGCCTGGAGCATGTGATCCTGCTCAATCGGGCGAATAACCTTGAGATCGATTCGGAGTCCGAATCGCCCTCCGTCACAGCTGAATCGGGTGTGATCCTGGGTACCGTTGCCCGTAAGACGGCTCGTAAGAGCCTGAGCGGTATGGAATGGGCAGCACCCGTCCCCGGAACGGTCGGCGGCGCTGTTTACGGTAACGCCGGCGCTCATGGCAGCGATGTGGCAGCTTCCTTAAAAGTGGCAAAAATCTTGCACGCAAAAAAAGGCGTGGAAGACTGGCCGGTCGAAAAACTAGCCTACCAGTATCGCAGCAGCATTTTGAAACGTGAGCAGATGCCTGTGGTGATCCTGTCAGCGGTTTTCAACCTGTTCCCCACCAACCGTGAGGAAGCTATGGCGAAGATTTCCGAATTCCAGGCTCACCGCAAGGGCACTCAGCCCCCCGGCGCATCCATGGGCTCAATGTTCAGGAACCCGCCCAATGATTATGCCGGCAGACTGATCGAAGCTGCAGGTTTGAAAGGAAAACGCATTGGACAGGCGATGATCAGCCCGGTCCATGCGAATTTCATCGTTAACCTGGAAGACGCCAAGGCTCAGGACATTTACCAGTTGCTGAAACTGGCCCAGGAAACAGTCAAAAATCAATTCGGGGTCGAATTGGAGCCCGAAATCGAATTAATAGGTGAATTTGATTAA
- the ftsA gene encoding cell division protein FtsA, which produces MEEPIIVGIDIGTSKICTLVARVEESDNLRILGVGIEPSQGIRKGTVVDLNAAALAVSRSIEKAERTSGFEINAALVSLAGSQVSSINSRGVVGITGGIVDIEDIDRALDAAQAVAIPHNREIIHVIQRGFTIDGQDGIRTPIGMHGYRLEVEAHIITAAASTVENLRQCVGASGIEVQQFVLNPLASGEVVLSETERQMGVAVVDIGGGTTDMAIYIDGDVWHTMVMAVGGNHVTSDIAHGLRLPIAQAEEVKLKFGHSIQSAVNPEEQFTVRSFGVDNPERINRADLANIIEARMEEIFYLVLQEIRRSGYDGLLPAGVVLTGGSSLIPGCRQLASQVMGLPTRIAKPQNLIGLIDQLDSPAFATSVGLLQWALLMSDSSQFIERHGPKQSKNWSEQLKDLLRRLLP; this is translated from the coding sequence ATGGAAGAGCCCATCATTGTTGGAATTGATATTGGTACCAGCAAAATCTGCACCCTGGTTGCCCGCGTAGAAGAAAGCGACAACCTCCGTATTCTGGGTGTGGGCATAGAACCCTCCCAGGGCATCCGTAAGGGGACCGTTGTGGACCTCAATGCTGCCGCACTGGCTGTCTCCCGCTCGATAGAAAAAGCAGAACGCACCTCAGGTTTTGAGATCAATGCGGCTCTGGTCAGCCTGGCTGGCTCTCAGGTCTCTTCGATCAACAGCCGAGGCGTCGTTGGCATCACCGGCGGCATCGTGGACATCGAAGATATTGACCGGGCACTCGACGCAGCTCAGGCTGTCGCCATCCCCCATAACCGCGAGATCATCCATGTGATCCAGCGGGGATTCACCATCGACGGCCAGGATGGCATCCGCACCCCGATCGGTATGCACGGCTACCGGCTGGAAGTGGAAGCCCACATCATCACCGCAGCAGCCTCAACAGTCGAGAACCTTCGCCAATGCGTCGGCGCATCAGGGATCGAAGTGCAGCAGTTCGTGCTCAATCCCCTGGCTTCAGGTGAAGTGGTGCTCTCCGAGACGGAGCGCCAGATGGGTGTGGCCGTTGTGGATATCGGCGGAGGAACAACCGACATGGCGATCTACATTGACGGCGATGTCTGGCACACAATGGTGATGGCCGTTGGCGGCAACCATGTCACCTCAGATATAGCGCATGGCTTGCGGCTGCCGATCGCCCAAGCCGAAGAAGTCAAACTGAAATTTGGTCACTCCATTCAGTCCGCTGTGAACCCCGAAGAACAGTTCACCGTCCGCAGCTTTGGCGTGGATAACCCCGAACGGATCAACCGGGCAGATCTGGCGAACATCATCGAAGCCCGCATGGAAGAGATCTTCTACCTGGTGCTCCAAGAGATCCGCCGCTCAGGCTATGACGGCCTCCTGCCGGCTGGTGTGGTCCTCACAGGCGGTTCTAGCCTGATTCCAGGTTGCCGCCAACTGGCCTCCCAGGTAATGGGCCTCCCCACCCGAATCGCCAAACCGCAAAATCTGATCGGTCTGATCGATCAGCTCGACTCACCGGCTTTCGCCACCAGCGTGGGCTTGCTGCAATGGGCGCTCCTGATGAGTGATTCGAGTCAATTTATCGAGCGTCACGGACCAAAACAATCTAAAAACTGGTCCGAACAACTTAAGGATCTACTCAGGCGGCTTTTGCCCTGA
- the murC gene encoding UDP-N-acetylmuramate--L-alanine ligase — protein MTHVHLIGIGGTGLSAIARVLLEKGYQVSGSDRQASPLFDAVTQAGATTYVGHVSEQVSGADLVVRSSAVPDDNPEVQYALAHQIPVLKRSDFLAELTQGQDVLAVAGTHGKTTTTTMLIWMLIEMGLDPSFIAGGVVNQLNRNAHAGQGDYFVIEADEYDNMFLGLAPKIAIVTNMEHDHPDCFPTPRDYRKAFKSFLGKVRSDGLAFVCQDDPGAASLGEEMSAEESILTYGSRPEVNYRAINNVIVDGWPTFTLMYGDEALGQVKLAIPGWHNVLNATGALGAIHQLGLDLPAAIRALVAFTGAGRRFEVLGEVSGVTIIDDYGHHPTEIAATLEAAHSRYQNHRIWAIWQPHTYSRTQSLEAEFISALAIADRVGVLKIYAAREKDPGYSARVIADALPAGKAAYLDDFGAATEYLLQEIKPNDVLIIFSAGDATQVSQSVYQQLTAKEIG, from the coding sequence ATGACACACGTGCACTTAATCGGCATCGGCGGGACAGGACTCTCCGCCATCGCCCGGGTCCTCCTCGAAAAAGGCTATCAGGTCAGCGGCTCCGACCGCCAGGCCTCGCCTCTGTTCGATGCGGTCACCCAAGCGGGCGCAACCACCTATGTCGGTCATGTTTCCGAACAGGTGTCAGGCGCCGATCTGGTGGTTCGTTCCTCGGCAGTGCCGGATGATAACCCTGAAGTGCAGTATGCCCTGGCACACCAGATCCCTGTGCTCAAGCGCTCGGATTTCCTGGCAGAGCTCACCCAGGGGCAGGACGTGCTCGCTGTGGCAGGGACGCACGGCAAGACCACCACAACCACCATGCTGATCTGGATGCTGATCGAGATGGGTCTGGATCCTAGTTTCATCGCCGGTGGCGTGGTCAATCAATTGAATCGTAACGCCCATGCAGGTCAGGGCGACTATTTTGTGATCGAGGCGGACGAATATGACAACATGTTCCTCGGCCTTGCGCCCAAAATCGCAATCGTGACCAATATGGAGCATGACCATCCGGACTGCTTCCCCACCCCACGGGATTACCGGAAAGCTTTCAAGTCTTTCCTGGGGAAAGTTCGATCGGACGGGCTGGCATTTGTCTGTCAGGATGATCCCGGTGCCGCCTCACTCGGGGAGGAAATGAGCGCTGAGGAGTCAATCCTGACCTATGGCAGCCGGCCGGAAGTCAATTACCGGGCCATCAACAACGTCATAGTGGATGGCTGGCCAACTTTCACATTGATGTACGGGGATGAGGCTCTTGGGCAAGTGAAACTGGCCATCCCCGGCTGGCACAACGTGCTAAACGCTACGGGTGCACTGGGCGCAATCCATCAGCTAGGATTGGACCTGCCAGCCGCAATTCGGGCCCTGGTAGCCTTCACAGGCGCAGGACGGCGGTTTGAGGTTCTGGGTGAAGTAAGCGGCGTAACCATCATTGATGACTACGGCCACCACCCCACTGAGATTGCGGCCACCCTTGAGGCAGCCCACTCCCGCTACCAGAATCACCGGATCTGGGCCATTTGGCAGCCACACACTTATTCACGGACCCAGTCCCTGGAAGCTGAATTCATCAGCGCCCTGGCGATTGCCGATCGGGTGGGTGTCTTGAAGATCTACGCTGCCCGAGAGAAAGATCCCGGCTACAGTGCCAGGGTCATCGCCGATGCCCTGCCCGCAGGAAAAGCAGCCTATCTGGATGATTTTGGGGCTGCAACTGAGTATTTATTACAAGAGATCAAGCCGAATGACGTACTGATCATTTTCTCCGCCGGAGATGCCACCCAGGTCAGTCAGTCGGTTTATCAGCAGCTTACTGCCAAGGAAATTGGTTAA
- the murG gene encoding undecaprenyldiphospho-muramoylpentapeptide beta-N-acetylglucosaminyltransferase: MRLLICAGGTGGGVYPAETVLDALELDKDSILWVGGRGGIEETLVTRREIPFKAIPAAGVHGVGLKRLPGNIWKLLKGFFASARILREFNPDVLLFTGGYVAFPMAVAALRRPSLLYVPDIEPGMALKALARFADRIALTTGTSAAYFPNKSKLTVTGYPTRSDLKDWDKEKALDYFGFTADLPTLTVTGGSKGARTINTALMKVLPQLLEKMQVIHLTGHLDWEVLDKQAQQLPAHLAKNYQAFPYLHEMGAAFAAADLIVSRAGASTLGEYPLFGLPAILVPYPFAWRYQKVNASFLEDHGAAILLRDEEMDDKLLGLVMDLINDPKRLSRMSRAMTSLATPEAAFKIAALVNEMAETPESKGDA; this comes from the coding sequence GTGCGGTTGTTGATCTGCGCCGGCGGGACGGGCGGGGGAGTGTATCCCGCAGAAACCGTTCTCGACGCCCTGGAACTAGATAAGGATTCAATCCTTTGGGTCGGCGGCCGTGGTGGAATCGAGGAAACATTGGTGACGCGACGAGAGATTCCATTTAAGGCCATTCCCGCAGCCGGCGTGCATGGCGTGGGATTGAAACGGCTGCCCGGAAACATCTGGAAGCTGCTCAAGGGCTTCTTTGCTTCGGCGCGAATCCTGCGGGAATTCAATCCAGATGTCCTGCTCTTCACAGGCGGTTACGTCGCTTTCCCGATGGCTGTGGCTGCTTTGCGGCGCCCCTCCCTGCTCTATGTCCCTGACATTGAACCCGGCATGGCGCTCAAGGCATTGGCCCGCTTTGCGGATCGGATTGCCCTCACCACGGGCACTTCCGCTGCCTACTTCCCCAACAAATCCAAGCTGACCGTCACCGGTTACCCAACTCGGTCTGATTTGAAGGATTGGGATAAGGAAAAAGCGCTGGATTACTTCGGATTCACCGCCGATCTGCCCACCCTGACCGTCACCGGTGGCAGCAAAGGCGCCCGGACGATCAATACAGCCCTGATGAAGGTCCTGCCGCAGCTTTTGGAGAAAATGCAGGTCATTCACCTTACCGGTCACCTCGACTGGGAGGTTCTGGATAAACAAGCCCAACAGCTTCCTGCTCATCTGGCAAAGAACTATCAGGCTTTTCCCTACCTGCATGAGATGGGCGCTGCCTTTGCCGCAGCCGACCTGATCGTCTCTCGGGCAGGCGCCTCCACCCTCGGCGAGTATCCCCTCTTTGGGCTGCCAGCCATTCTGGTACCCTATCCCTTCGCCTGGCGCTACCAGAAGGTGAACGCATCCTTCCTGGAAGACCACGGCGCAGCGATCCTCCTGCGGGACGAGGAAATGGATGATAAGTTATTGGGCCTCGTGATGGATCTGATCAATGATCCCAAGCGGCTCTCCCGCATGAGCCGAGCAATGACCAGCCTGGCAACCCCTGAGGCGGCGTTCAAGATCGCTGCATTGGTCAACGAAATGGCCGAAACGCCGGAAAGTAAAGGTGACGCGTGA